A single genomic interval of Saccharospirillum mangrovi harbors:
- the ligA gene encoding protocatechuate 4,5-dioxygenase subunit alpha, whose amino-acid sequence MKREDRDYMDIPGTYVMDGQHCRQGYHLNMFCMSLNKAENREAFRQDEAAYLDNFKLTPEQRRAVLERDWLGLLRLGGNIYYTFKLAIFDGRSMQYVGGEMSGITEEEFAQMMIQGGRSVEGNRSKKAQER is encoded by the coding sequence ATGAAACGCGAAGATCGTGACTACATGGACATCCCTGGCACCTACGTCATGGATGGCCAGCACTGCCGTCAGGGCTACCACCTGAACATGTTCTGCATGTCGCTGAACAAGGCAGAAAACCGGGAGGCGTTTCGCCAAGACGAAGCCGCCTATCTGGACAACTTCAAGCTGACACCAGAACAGCGCCGGGCAGTTTTGGAGCGCGACTGGCTCGGCCTTTTGCGTCTGGGCGGCAACATCTATTACACCTTCAAGCTCGCCATTTTTGATGGTCGCTCCATGCAGTACGTCGGTGGCGAAATGAGCGGCATCACCGAAGAAGAGTTTGCGCAGATGATGATTCAGGGCGGGCGTTCCGTCGAAGGCAACCGCAGCAAAAAAGCACAGGAGCGCTGA
- a CDS encoding class III extradiol dioxygenase subunit beta produces the protein MAKITTGIGTSHVPAIGAAIDNGKTQNDYWKPLFDGYQPVRDWLKENKPDVAIVVYNDHASAFGLNLIPTFTLGVAESFNPADEGYGPRKVPVAQGEPDLAWHLVESLILDEFDITIANEMDIDHGCTVPLSITFGEPDEWPCKIIPLCVNVIQYPPPTGKRCYDLGKAIRKAVEAFDKDLNVAIFGTGGMSHQLQGERAGLVNEEFDRAFLHNLTADVPSLVKKPHVEYMREAGSEGIELVMWLIMRGALGDNATETYSFYHVPASNTGAGIILLESD, from the coding sequence ATGGCAAAGATCACAACCGGCATCGGTACCTCCCACGTACCGGCCATCGGTGCCGCCATCGACAATGGCAAGACCCAAAACGATTACTGGAAACCGCTGTTTGACGGTTACCAACCGGTGCGCGACTGGCTCAAAGAGAACAAGCCTGACGTCGCCATCGTCGTCTACAACGACCACGCCTCAGCCTTCGGCCTGAACCTGATCCCCACCTTCACTTTAGGTGTCGCGGAATCGTTCAATCCGGCTGACGAAGGTTACGGCCCGCGCAAAGTGCCGGTCGCCCAGGGCGAACCCGACCTCGCCTGGCATTTGGTCGAGTCGCTGATTCTCGATGAGTTCGACATCACCATCGCCAACGAAATGGACATCGACCACGGCTGCACCGTGCCGCTGTCGATCACCTTCGGCGAGCCGGATGAATGGCCGTGCAAAATCATTCCGCTGTGTGTCAACGTCATTCAATACCCGCCACCGACCGGCAAGCGTTGCTACGATTTAGGCAAAGCGATTCGCAAAGCCGTCGAAGCGTTCGACAAAGATCTGAACGTCGCCATCTTCGGCACCGGCGGTATGTCGCATCAATTGCAGGGCGAGCGCGCCGGCTTGGTCAACGAAGAATTCGACCGCGCTTTTCTGCACAATTTGACCGCCGACGTTCCCAGCCTGGTGAAAAAGCCGCACGTGGAATACATGCGTGAAGCCGGCTCCGAAGGCATCGAACTGGTGATGTGGCTGATCATGCGTGGTGCCCTGGGCGACAACGCCACGGAAACCTACAGCTTCTATCACGTGCCTGCGTCCAACACTGGCGCTGGCATCATCCTGCTGGAAAGCGACTGA
- a CDS encoding nuclear transport factor 2 family protein has product MSHALSELDRCLIHRAVEALIIRTGKTIDSKQFQALDQCFHAEGRLYRPTTPEPLIGPAAIAASYEQNPAQRLNRHLVSNLSVDIESANDVRAHCYVTLYSSDDGELVDGVFGAPLHRCLVGEFHDRCVNTDAGWRILERRASFTLKMPVGESV; this is encoded by the coding sequence ATGAGCCACGCACTATCAGAACTGGATCGCTGCCTGATCCACCGGGCGGTTGAAGCGCTGATCATTCGCACCGGCAAGACCATCGACAGCAAGCAGTTCCAGGCACTGGACCAGTGTTTTCACGCCGAAGGCCGGCTGTATCGGCCCACCACGCCCGAGCCGCTGATCGGCCCGGCAGCCATTGCCGCCTCCTATGAACAAAACCCGGCGCAGCGTTTGAACCGTCATCTGGTGTCGAATCTGAGTGTCGATATCGAATCGGCCAACGACGTGCGTGCCCATTGCTATGTAACGCTGTATTCCAGCGACGACGGCGAACTGGTCGATGGTGTTTTTGGTGCGCCGTTGCACCGCTGTCTGGTAGGAGAATTTCACGACCGTTGTGTTAACACCGACGCCGGCTGGCGCATTCTGGAGCGACGCGCCAGCTTCACGCTGAAAATGCCGGTGGGGGAAAGCGTATGA
- a CDS encoding aldo/keto reductase, with amino-acid sequence MNLSHAYGPRPAEEDGIKLLNAALDLGYDHLDTAALYGFGKNESLLGKAVMHRRDEFYLASKCGMFKGPDGQRAIDGRPETIKQTCEDALQRLNTDVIDLYYLHRWDKSVPIEDSVGAMADLVTAGKVRELGLSEVSAATLRKAHAVHPIAAVQTELSLWSRDAEIAVIKACEAMGITFVSFSPLARGYLSGKLIDPSRLPDGDIRKSMPRFSTEHYAKNLALLEPMNALADELGITTAQLALAWVLHRSPSIVAIPGTTQLNHLRDNLAAADIELHSSVIEKLDGWINDDTVSGPRYGQATLAEIDTEPFNVAS; translated from the coding sequence ATGAATCTGTCGCACGCCTATGGTCCGCGTCCGGCGGAAGAAGACGGCATCAAATTGCTCAACGCCGCGCTCGATCTGGGCTACGACCATCTCGACACCGCCGCTCTCTATGGCTTTGGCAAAAACGAATCGCTGCTGGGCAAGGCGGTGATGCATCGCCGCGACGAATTTTATCTGGCCAGCAAATGCGGCATGTTCAAAGGCCCGGACGGCCAACGCGCCATCGACGGCCGACCGGAAACCATCAAGCAAACCTGTGAAGACGCGCTGCAACGGCTGAACACCGACGTTATCGATCTGTATTACCTGCACCGTTGGGATAAATCCGTGCCGATTGAAGACAGCGTCGGTGCCATGGCCGATCTGGTGACAGCCGGCAAGGTGCGCGAACTGGGCTTGTCGGAAGTCTCAGCCGCGACTTTGCGCAAGGCGCACGCGGTGCACCCCATCGCCGCCGTGCAGACCGAGTTGTCGTTGTGGAGTCGTGATGCTGAAATCGCGGTCATTAAAGCCTGCGAAGCCATGGGCATTACGTTCGTGTCGTTCAGCCCGCTGGCGCGTGGTTATCTGAGCGGTAAATTGATCGATCCATCGCGTCTGCCCGATGGCGACATCCGCAAATCCATGCCGCGTTTCAGCACCGAGCACTACGCCAAAAACCTCGCCTTGCTGGAACCGATGAACGCACTGGCCGATGAATTGGGCATCACCACCGCGCAACTGGCGTTGGCCTGGGTGCTGCACCGTTCGCCGTCCATCGTCGCCATTCCAGGCACCACTCAGTTGAATCATTTGCGCGATAATCTCGCCGCAGCCGACATCGAACTGCACTCGAGCGTGATCGAAAAACTCGATGGGTGGATCAACGACGACACCGTGTCCGGCCCACGTTACGGCCAGGCGACGTTGGCGGAAATCGACACCGAGCCGTTCAACGTCGCATCCTGA
- a CDS encoding alpha/beta fold hydrolase produces the protein MKPTLLLLPGLMCDQRVWQPQIDALSDAWDCRVPDYDFADDLGAMAEYALSIAPDTFALAGHSMGGRVALEVMRRAPERVLRLALLDTGYKALADGEAGEREVAGRMRLVEMAQRQGTAVMGEDWVQGMVHPDRLSDSVLLGEIVEMIGSKTVATFERQIHALIHRPDATDVLQAIRCPTTFICGSHDSWSPLSQHQEMAEQVLHSRVVAIEDAGHMSTMERPDAMNEAFWQWLS, from the coding sequence ATGAAACCGACTTTGCTGCTGCTGCCTGGCCTGATGTGTGACCAGCGTGTCTGGCAACCGCAAATCGATGCGCTTAGCGACGCCTGGGATTGCCGCGTGCCCGATTACGATTTTGCTGATGACTTGGGTGCCATGGCCGAATATGCCTTGTCGATAGCGCCCGACACCTTCGCATTGGCGGGCCACTCGATGGGCGGCCGGGTCGCGCTGGAAGTGATGCGTCGTGCCCCAGAGCGGGTGTTGCGCTTGGCGTTGCTCGATACCGGCTACAAAGCCCTGGCCGATGGTGAGGCTGGCGAGCGCGAAGTGGCCGGGCGGATGCGGTTGGTTGAGATGGCACAACGCCAGGGCACGGCCGTTATGGGCGAAGACTGGGTGCAGGGCATGGTGCACCCGGATCGGTTGAGTGACAGCGTCTTGCTGGGTGAGATTGTCGAGATGATCGGCAGTAAGACCGTCGCCACCTTTGAGCGTCAGATTCATGCCTTGATTCACCGCCCCGATGCCACTGATGTATTGCAGGCGATTCGCTGCCCGACCACCTTTATCTGCGGCAGTCACGACAGCTGGAGCCCGCTGTCTCAGCACCAGGAAATGGCCGAACAGGTTCTTCATAGCCGCGTCGTGGCTATCGAAGACGCCGGTCACATGAGTACCATGGAACGCCCCGACGCAATGAACGAGGCGTTCTGGCAATGGCTGAGCTGA
- a CDS encoding fumarylacetoacetate hydrolase family protein, producing the protein MKLVSFERAGNAGWGVLENDGIRDASAIAPSIKALLRGAGLSSLQPLLTTLPVINEADLNYLPVIPDAEKIYCIGINYARHIEETGMPKPDYPMIFTRYADTQVGHQQPLVRPKVSHRFDYEGELAVVIGKTARHVPAENALDYVAGYSCYNDASVRDWQMHTSQFTPGKNFPGSGAFGPALVTTDEIPDPSKLHLSTILNGDIMQDTPVSDLVFDVAQLIEYISTFSQLNPGDVIVTGTPGGAGAFRKPRVWLQPGDDVVVKIDGVGELRNSVLDE; encoded by the coding sequence ATGAAATTAGTGTCGTTTGAACGGGCGGGCAACGCCGGTTGGGGCGTTCTGGAAAACGATGGTATTCGCGATGCGAGTGCTATTGCGCCGTCGATCAAAGCCTTGTTGCGAGGCGCGGGTTTGTCGTCACTGCAACCGTTGTTAACAACGTTGCCGGTTATTAACGAAGCGGATCTGAATTATTTGCCGGTGATTCCCGACGCCGAAAAAATTTACTGCATCGGCATTAACTACGCGCGCCACATCGAAGAGACCGGCATGCCGAAACCGGACTATCCGATGATCTTCACCCGCTACGCCGACACTCAGGTGGGCCACCAGCAACCCTTGGTTCGCCCCAAGGTATCGCATCGTTTCGATTACGAAGGCGAACTGGCCGTTGTCATCGGCAAAACTGCGCGTCATGTCCCGGCTGAAAACGCGCTGGACTATGTCGCCGGCTATAGCTGTTACAACGATGCCTCGGTGCGCGATTGGCAAATGCACACCTCGCAATTCACGCCGGGAAAAAATTTCCCCGGCAGCGGCGCGTTTGGCCCGGCACTGGTGACCACAGATGAAATTCCCGATCCGTCCAAACTGCACCTGTCTACCATTTTGAACGGTGACATTATGCAAGACACACCGGTCAGCGATCTGGTGTTTGATGTTGCGCAACTGATTGAATACATCAGCACGTTCTCTCAATTAAACCCAGGCGATGTCATCGTCACTGGCACGCCCGGCGGCGCCGGCGCGTTTCGCAAACCGCGTGTTTGGTTGCAACCGGGGGATGACGTTGTGGTGAAAATCGATGGCGTTGGTGAGTTGCGCAATAGCGTTTTAGATGAATAA
- a CDS encoding haloacid dehalogenase type II, with translation MTLTLAFDIYGTLIDTRGVETTLTGMVGSDAAAVSRTWRDKQLEYAFRRGLMGRYQPFSECTRQALDFALAFHQHSLQADQRQQLLDCYQHLPAFTDALPALHSLQAEGYQLWAFSNGQATAVDTLLVNAGLRDCFAGIVSVDDVHSFKPDPKVYAHFLARTNAEAATTWLVSSNPFDVIGARSAGWQAAWIQRSAAVVFDPWELAPSQTLSALTELAAALKR, from the coding sequence ATGACACTGACGCTGGCATTCGACATCTACGGCACGCTGATCGATACCCGAGGCGTGGAAACAACCTTAACCGGGATGGTCGGCAGCGATGCCGCAGCGGTCAGCCGGACCTGGCGCGATAAACAACTCGAATACGCGTTTCGTCGCGGTCTGATGGGTCGTTATCAACCCTTTTCCGAATGCACCCGTCAGGCGTTGGATTTTGCGCTGGCCTTTCATCAGCATTCGCTCCAAGCCGACCAACGCCAACAGTTACTCGACTGCTATCAGCACTTACCCGCTTTTACCGATGCGCTGCCCGCCTTGCACAGCCTGCAAGCCGAGGGTTATCAACTCTGGGCGTTTTCCAACGGCCAGGCGACGGCAGTTGACACCTTGTTGGTAAACGCCGGGTTGCGTGATTGCTTCGCCGGTATCGTCAGTGTTGACGATGTGCACAGCTTCAAACCGGATCCGAAGGTGTATGCCCACTTTCTGGCGCGCACGAACGCCGAGGCAGCGACCACCTGGCTGGTTTCCTCTAACCCTTTCGATGTGATTGGCGCCCGCTCGGCCGGCTGGCAGGCGGCCTGGATACAGCGGTCGGCGGCGGTTGTGTTCGACCCTTGGGAACTCGCGCCCAGCCAGACGCTGAGTGCGTTGACGGAACTCGCCGCTGCATTGAAACGCTGA
- a CDS encoding MFS transporter, producing the protein MSHRSPAFYLSLILTISLSVIAIDSIIPAIPLLTHAFGASASQGQLTIGLYLAGYSLGQIPVGLAADRYGRLPVLFAGMALFTVMSLVTVLANSMELLLIARFLQGVAGTVGPVLARAVIRDTHQGPNLARMMAIMVTALAAGAMVAPILGTVLVMLSGWQAPLVLNVVVGVAVLFLLWRFVPETHQATDQGNVWQQVRSSSRLFFTTPAAVWGTVLVGATFFAYFSIATGLGSVLVDYYHFPADVVGWGFAAAVVFYMASAQWGRVMVKRHNKLTLIYLGALGYLLAVLIGGTALLLASLGIELALPWLACTIVAFLCGMGLIFANASAITLDPIPQIAGYAASLLGTAQMGLGTLGAMLTALLYRQHPASLLVVMVTGAAVSVLLIALQKRCRFVTE; encoded by the coding sequence ATGTCTCATCGATCGCCCGCTTTCTACCTTAGCCTGATACTGACGATCAGCCTGTCGGTTATCGCTATCGACTCGATCATTCCTGCCATTCCATTGCTGACCCACGCCTTTGGCGCCAGCGCCAGCCAGGGTCAGTTAACCATCGGGCTGTATCTGGCGGGTTATTCGCTGGGGCAGATTCCAGTCGGCTTGGCGGCCGATCGCTACGGCCGGTTGCCGGTGTTGTTTGCAGGCATGGCGCTGTTCACCGTGATGTCGTTGGTAACCGTGCTGGCGAATTCCATGGAACTGCTGCTTATCGCGCGGTTTCTGCAAGGCGTGGCTGGTACCGTCGGCCCGGTGCTGGCGCGGGCGGTGATTCGCGATACCCATCAAGGCCCGAATCTCGCGCGGATGATGGCGATCATGGTGACGGCGTTGGCGGCTGGCGCCATGGTCGCGCCGATTCTCGGCACGGTGTTGGTGATGCTGAGCGGCTGGCAGGCACCGCTGGTGTTGAATGTGGTGGTCGGCGTGGCGGTGTTGTTTCTGCTGTGGCGCTTCGTGCCGGAAACGCATCAGGCAACGGACCAGGGTAACGTCTGGCAACAGGTGCGCAGCAGCAGCCGGCTGTTTTTCACCACGCCGGCGGCGGTGTGGGGCACCGTGTTGGTGGGCGCGACCTTCTTTGCGTATTTCTCCATCGCCACCGGCCTGGGCTCGGTGCTGGTCGACTATTATCACTTTCCGGCCGATGTCGTCGGTTGGGGCTTTGCTGCCGCCGTGGTGTTCTACATGGCATCGGCGCAATGGGGCCGGGTGATGGTGAAACGCCATAACAAACTGACTCTGATTTATCTCGGTGCGCTCGGCTATTTGCTGGCGGTATTGATTGGCGGCACGGCGTTGTTGCTGGCGTCTCTCGGGATCGAATTAGCCTTGCCCTGGCTGGCCTGCACCATCGTCGCGTTTTTGTGCGGCATGGGGCTGATTTTCGCCAACGCCTCGGCCATTACGCTCGACCCGATTCCGCAGATTGCCGGTTATGCTGCATCGCTGTTGGGGACAGCGCAGATGGGATTGGGCACACTGGGCGCCATGTTGACAGCACTGCTGTACCGCCAACATCCAGCCAGTTTATTGGTGGTCATGGTGACAGGCGCAGCGGTGTCGGTATTGTTGATTGCACTTCAAAAACGCTGTCGTTTTGTCACGGAATAA
- a CDS encoding amidohydrolase family protein, translating to MIIDCHGHYTTAPGELGEYRDRQRAELKTDPNFRTSKGALNISDNQIRDSIENNQLKLQRERGTDVTIFSPRASWMGHDLGNESTSVAWTEHCNDLIKRVCDLYPENFVPVAQLPQSPQVTPEACVAELERTVNEMGFIGCNLNPDPSGGFWKDKPLHDKFWYPIYEKMSELNIPAMIHVSGACHPSFETTSSYYLSADTTAFVHLMMSDLFKDFPDLKFIIPHGGGAVPYHWGRFRGISEDKGLGDLEERVLNNIYFDTCVYHQEGIDLLLDVIPTKNILFASEMIGAVRGIDPRTGHYYDDTKRYIDGNTKLSAAEKKMIFEDNARAVFPRLKV from the coding sequence ATGATCATTGATTGCCACGGTCACTACACAACAGCTCCGGGCGAGTTGGGCGAATACCGCGACCGTCAGCGCGCCGAGCTGAAAACCGATCCGAACTTCCGCACCAGCAAAGGCGCGCTCAACATCAGCGACAACCAGATTCGCGACAGCATCGAAAACAACCAGCTCAAACTGCAACGCGAACGCGGCACCGACGTCACCATTTTCTCGCCGCGCGCCAGTTGGATGGGCCACGATCTGGGCAACGAAAGCACCAGCGTCGCCTGGACCGAACACTGCAACGACCTGATCAAACGCGTCTGCGATCTGTACCCGGAAAACTTCGTTCCGGTCGCGCAGTTGCCGCAAAGCCCGCAAGTCACACCCGAAGCCTGCGTCGCTGAACTGGAGCGCACCGTCAATGAAATGGGCTTCATCGGTTGCAACCTGAACCCCGATCCGTCCGGCGGTTTCTGGAAAGACAAACCGCTGCACGACAAATTCTGGTACCCCATCTACGAAAAGATGAGCGAGCTGAACATCCCGGCGATGATTCACGTCAGCGGCGCCTGCCACCCCAGCTTTGAAACCACCTCGTCTTATTATTTAAGCGCCGACACCACCGCCTTTGTGCACCTGATGATGTCCGACTTATTTAAAGATTTTCCGGACCTGAAATTCATCATCCCGCACGGCGGCGGTGCCGTGCCTTACCACTGGGGTCGCTTCCGTGGTATCAGCGAAGACAAAGGCCTGGGTGATCTGGAAGAACGCGTACTGAACAACATCTATTTCGACACCTGCGTCTACCACCAGGAAGGCATCGATCTGTTGCTGGATGTGATTCCGACCAAAAACATCCTGTTCGCCTCAGAAATGATCGGCGCAGTGCGCGGCATCGACCCCCGCACCGGCCATTATTACGACGACACCAAGCGCTACATCGACGGCAACACCAAACTCAGCGCTGCCGAAAAGAAAATGATTTTTGAAGACAACGCCCGCGCTGTATTTCCGCGTTTAAAGGTGTAA
- a CDS encoding LysR family transcriptional regulator, whose protein sequence is MKLDLIEAFLATLESGSIRAAAKALHQSQPGVSKKLRQLETELGVPLITRSVKGIDLTRYGEAFAVRARAILNETGRALDEVRQLRGELEGVVRIVLAPSSCVDLVSQAVRLFQRDCPAVRLDIYEGLQALAVDQLRAGRIDFAVCPLWEPLPETEFIVTEIERMRMAVVTSVGSRYRGATSLAQLDPLDWVHVGAGANISPLVVKIFQQAGLPAPQPRMECYSLTSTLALLVDSEAVALLPAKLAEQPQYRHLLVEVPVRETIPDYPLYLIHRRESPLTPASQSLASTFARVAGAKRAPA, encoded by the coding sequence ATGAAACTGGATCTGATCGAAGCCTTTCTGGCGACGCTGGAAAGCGGCAGCATTCGCGCAGCCGCCAAGGCGCTGCATCAGTCGCAGCCGGGTGTGTCGAAAAAACTGCGCCAGTTGGAAACCGAGCTGGGCGTGCCGTTGATCACCCGTTCGGTGAAGGGCATCGATTTAACCCGCTACGGCGAAGCCTTTGCCGTGCGCGCCCGTGCCATCCTGAACGAAACCGGCCGTGCGCTCGACGAAGTGCGGCAGTTACGCGGTGAACTGGAAGGGGTGGTGCGCATCGTGTTGGCGCCGTCGTCGTGCGTCGATTTGGTGTCGCAGGCGGTGCGCTTGTTTCAACGCGATTGCCCGGCGGTTCGGCTCGACATCTATGAAGGGTTGCAGGCGTTGGCGGTCGATCAATTGCGCGCCGGCCGCATCGACTTTGCTGTCTGCCCGTTGTGGGAACCGCTGCCGGAAACGGAATTTATCGTTACCGAAATCGAGCGGATGCGCATGGCGGTGGTCACCAGTGTTGGCAGCCGTTATCGCGGCGCGACCAGCCTGGCGCAATTGGACCCGCTCGATTGGGTGCACGTGGGCGCTGGCGCCAACATCAGTCCGCTGGTGGTGAAGATTTTTCAACAAGCCGGTTTGCCCGCGCCACAACCGCGTATGGAATGTTATTCGCTGACTTCAACGCTGGCGTTATTGGTCGATTCCGAAGCGGTGGCGTTGCTGCCGGCCAAGTTGGCCGAACAGCCGCAATACCGGCACTTGCTGGTGGAAGTGCCGGTGCGCGAGACGATTCCGGATTACCCGCTTTATCTGATTCATCGCCGTGAAAGCCCGCTGACACCGGCCAGCCAAAGTCTGGCATCGACCTTCGCGCGGGTGGCCGGCGCCAAACGCGCACCGGCCTGA
- a CDS encoding TrmO family methyltransferase domain-containing protein, with translation MAELIPDDFHFQPIGWVRGGRVEATKDGWAGNRCTLALRADLFGPEALQGVAALSHLEVLFWFHIDADEAVATGARRPRGNPDWPSVGIFAQRGRMRHNRIGVSYCRVLSVEGLNVQVEDLDAVDGTPLLDLKPVWRETLPRGEIRQPDWASELMRNYY, from the coding sequence ATGGCTGAGCTGATTCCCGACGACTTTCATTTCCAACCCATTGGCTGGGTGCGGGGCGGCCGCGTTGAGGCGACCAAAGACGGCTGGGCGGGTAACCGCTGCACCCTGGCGTTGCGCGCCGATCTGTTTGGCCCGGAAGCGCTGCAGGGCGTAGCGGCACTGTCGCATCTGGAAGTGCTTTTCTGGTTCCACATCGACGCTGATGAAGCCGTTGCTACAGGCGCCCGTCGTCCGCGCGGCAACCCGGACTGGCCATCGGTTGGCATCTTTGCCCAACGCGGTCGCATGCGTCATAACCGCATCGGCGTGTCGTATTGCCGGGTGTTGAGCGTGGAAGGGTTGAATGTGCAGGTTGAAGATCTGGATGCGGTGGACGGAACGCCGTTGCTGGATTTGAAACCGGTGTGGCGCGAAACCCTGCCCAGAGGTGAGATTCGTCAGCCCGATTGGGCCAGTGAATTGATGCGGAACTATTATTGA
- a CDS encoding LysR family transcriptional regulator produces MKWNIADLPVFVAVVEREGISAAARALRMPKSSVSRFIQRLEDDLQVRLLERNSRQMRMTSEGEIFFKHCQLIMEQIEVADAQMNGLTHTPSGELTVSLPMAFSRHILGGHLHRFYERYPEIQLTIQVTPTTVDLIGDHIDLAVQVGDLPDSELIAVPLFETPLVWVANPKTFSAEHRFDSLESLLAEVKVCERRYNKTPLLIRHHGEKQKAEIEATIETIDPIMVRDTVAAGTGIGLLPRIYCADLIDQGQLVEVGREYALDAPAKASAVYTSRRMLSAKTRLFIEFLKELTDSRV; encoded by the coding sequence GTGAAGTGGAACATTGCCGACTTGCCTGTCTTTGTGGCTGTGGTCGAACGTGAAGGCATTTCCGCCGCCGCCCGGGCGCTGCGGATGCCTAAATCGAGCGTCAGTCGTTTCATTCAACGTTTGGAAGATGATCTGCAAGTGCGGTTGCTGGAGCGCAATTCGCGCCAGATGCGCATGACCAGCGAAGGCGAAATTTTCTTCAAGCATTGCCAGTTGATCATGGAACAGATCGAAGTGGCCGATGCGCAGATGAACGGTCTGACTCATACCCCCAGCGGTGAGTTGACGGTGTCGCTGCCAATGGCGTTCAGTCGCCACATTCTCGGCGGCCATCTGCACCGGTTCTACGAACGCTATCCGGAAATTCAACTGACCATTCAGGTGACGCCGACGACGGTTGATTTGATCGGCGATCACATCGATCTGGCGGTTCAGGTTGGTGACTTACCCGATTCCGAACTGATCGCTGTGCCGTTATTTGAAACGCCACTGGTGTGGGTGGCGAATCCGAAAACCTTTTCGGCGGAACACCGCTTCGACAGCCTGGAATCACTGCTGGCGGAAGTGAAAGTGTGCGAGCGCCGCTACAACAAAACGCCGTTGCTGATTCGCCATCACGGCGAAAAACAGAAGGCGGAAATTGAAGCGACGATTGAAACCATTGACCCGATTATGGTGCGCGACACCGTGGCCGCCGGGACGGGCATTGGTCTGTTGCCGCGCATTTATTGCGCCGATTTGATCGACCAGGGCCAACTGGTGGAAGTCGGCCGCGAATACGCGCTGGATGCACCGGCCAAGGCGTCGGCTGTTTACACCAGTCGGCGCATGCTCAGCGCCAAAACACGATTGTTCATCGAGTTCCTCAAAGAGTTGACCGACAGCCGCGTCTGA